In Elusimicrobiota bacterium, a genomic segment contains:
- a CDS encoding L-lactate dehydrogenase: MKVGVIGAGFVGSTGAYAMVLQGAASEIVLIDINRKLAQAQAEDILHATPFGPSARIDVGDYPDLVGTQVVVLACGVAQKPGETRIQLLDRNVKVFQNVIPQVLKYAPEALLVVVSNPVDVLTHIVTRLANRPPGRVMGSGTILDTARFRALVGDTLGVTSHSVQAYVVGEHGDSEVLCWSSAQVGGLPIEDFAAQIQKPLTTDVKAKIDGDVRQAAARIIEGKQASYYGIGAGIARLVRALRDDERAVFTVSNGDVQLSGLPPVCLSLPRVVGSQGIISTLKPTLSFSENQALLKSAHFLESVILELGFK, from the coding sequence ATGAAAGTGGGCGTGATCGGAGCGGGTTTTGTGGGCAGCACGGGAGCCTACGCGATGGTGCTTCAAGGCGCGGCCAGTGAGATTGTTTTGATTGACATCAACCGAAAGTTGGCCCAGGCCCAAGCGGAAGATATTCTTCACGCCACGCCCTTTGGGCCATCCGCGCGAATCGATGTGGGCGATTATCCAGACTTGGTCGGGACCCAGGTGGTGGTGTTGGCCTGCGGGGTGGCTCAAAAACCCGGAGAAACGCGTATTCAGCTTTTAGATCGGAACGTCAAGGTTTTTCAAAACGTGATCCCCCAAGTTCTCAAATACGCCCCGGAAGCCCTATTGGTTGTGGTCTCCAACCCGGTGGACGTGTTGACGCACATCGTCACGCGTTTGGCCAACCGGCCTCCCGGACGCGTGATGGGTTCGGGGACTATTTTGGATACGGCCCGTTTCCGGGCGCTGGTGGGAGACACCTTGGGTGTAACGTCCCATTCGGTTCAAGCCTATGTGGTCGGGGAACATGGAGATTCGGAGGTCCTCTGTTGGTCCAGCGCCCAGGTGGGAGGCCTTCCCATCGAAGACTTTGCGGCCCAAATTCAAAAACCCCTCACGACGGATGTGAAAGCTAAAATTGATGGGGACGTTCGGCAGGCGGCGGCTCGCATTATTGAGGGAAAACAGGCCAGTTATTACGGGATCGGAGCCGGCATCGCTCGTTTGGTCCGGGCCCTTCGGGACGACGAACGGGCGGTTTTCACTGTTTCAAACGGGGATGTCCAACTCTCCGGTCTTCCCCCGGTTTGCTTATCCCTTCCGCGGGTGGTTGGTTCCCAAGGGATTATTTCCACCCTAAAGCCAACCCTCTCTTTCTCTGAAAACCAAGCACTCCTCAAGAGCGCCCACTTCTTGGAATCCGTAATTCTAGAGCTCGGGTTTAAATAA
- a CDS encoding NmrA family NAD(P)-binding protein, with translation MIVVTAATGHIGKVLVEELLRRKEKVRALGRDLQKLKPLENVGAEILALNLTDSAAVKKSFQGAEAVFTLIPPNYAASNLMAEYGRIGQVYADALKDAQVKFVVNLSSIGAQLPDKTGPMKGLHQVEEKLNQLGQVNILHLRPPYFMENLFVNLGLIKGKGINGSPLKPDLAIPMIATQDIAHVAADRLAKRDFKGHTVMELHGQRDLSMTEATQALGKAIGKPDLPYVQFPYDEALKAMITMGLSQNVSESLIEMNQAFNNGIVKPTQPRSTVSTTPTSIEEFAKTFAEVYRQN, from the coding sequence ATGATCGTTGTCACAGCCGCAACCGGCCACATTGGGAAGGTCTTGGTGGAAGAACTACTTCGGCGAAAAGAAAAGGTCCGCGCCCTGGGTCGGGATCTTCAAAAACTGAAACCCCTGGAGAACGTCGGCGCGGAAATCCTGGCACTAAATTTGACGGATTCCGCAGCGGTGAAGAAAAGCTTTCAAGGGGCTGAAGCCGTTTTTACTCTGATTCCCCCTAACTACGCCGCCTCGAACTTGATGGCCGAGTATGGAAGAATCGGGCAGGTTTACGCTGACGCGCTGAAAGACGCCCAAGTTAAATTCGTGGTCAATCTCTCCAGCATCGGCGCCCAGCTCCCGGACAAAACGGGTCCGATGAAAGGGCTCCACCAGGTGGAGGAAAAATTAAACCAACTGGGCCAAGTAAATATACTTCACCTACGCCCCCCCTACTTCATGGAGAACCTCTTTGTGAACCTGGGACTCATCAAGGGGAAGGGGATCAACGGCAGTCCACTGAAACCGGACCTCGCGATTCCCATGATCGCCACTCAGGACATCGCCCACGTGGCGGCGGATCGACTAGCGAAACGAGATTTCAAAGGCCACACCGTTATGGAGCTTCACGGGCAAAGAGATCTAAGCATGACAGAAGCCACCCAGGCCCTAGGAAAAGCGATTGGGAAACCCGATCTTCCCTACGTACAGTTTCCCTATGACGAAGCCCTTAAGGCCATGATCACCATGGGGTTGTCCCAGAACGTGTCGGAATCTCTCATCGAAATGAACCAGGCCTTTAACAACGGCATCGTGAAACCCACCCAACCCCGATCTACCGTAAGCACCACACCCACGTCCATCGAGGAGTTCGCCAAAACCTTCGCCGAGGTCTATCGGCAGAACTAA
- a CDS encoding peroxiredoxin: MFGFSQAAPKVGDKVPDFSAPLSDGTTFHLQEWLSKAPLVLYFYPKDDTPGCTTEACGLRDDIAAFRGLKATVVGVSYDSIKSHLKFIAKYQLPFPLISDREKTVSKAFGVSGLLFPSRATFIIGKDGTLLYANLSVNPKTHSQEIRDVLATIQVRP, from the coding sequence ATGTTCGGTTTTTCACAAGCCGCTCCAAAAGTGGGAGACAAAGTACCCGACTTTTCCGCTCCTCTGAGCGACGGGACAACGTTTCATCTTCAGGAATGGCTTTCCAAAGCCCCTCTCGTTCTTTATTTCTATCCCAAGGACGACACGCCGGGATGCACCACCGAAGCCTGCGGCCTTCGGGACGATATCGCCGCGTTCCGGGGGTTAAAGGCGACTGTGGTTGGGGTCAGTTACGACTCCATCAAATCCCATCTAAAGTTTATCGCCAAGTATCAGTTGCCGTTTCCCTTGATCTCGGATCGCGAGAAAACTGTTTCAAAAGCGTTCGGCGTCTCGGGCCTTTTGTTCCCCAGCCGGGCCACGTTTATTATTGGAAAAGATGGCACCTTGCTTTACGCGAATCTTTCCGTGAATCCGAAAACCCACAGTCAAGAAATTCGGGACGTTCTGGCGACGATTCAAGTGAGGCCTTAG